The following coding sequences are from one Halomonas sp. HAL1 window:
- a CDS encoding cell division protein ZapA yields MSNAKRPTKEITLLGRGYIIACDTGEEAKLDRAARYLDRAMQGINAQSSVLGSERIAIMAALNITHELLEAMDEHRAGEANLNRLNDRLERALAKTRQPSRQP; encoded by the coding sequence ATGAGTAATGCCAAGCGGCCAACCAAAGAAATAACCCTGTTAGGGCGCGGCTATATCATTGCCTGCGACACGGGCGAAGAAGCCAAACTTGACCGCGCCGCGCGCTATCTTGATCGCGCCATGCAGGGTATCAATGCCCAAAGCAGCGTACTGGGTAGTGAGCGAATTGCTATCATGGCGGCCCTCAATATCACCCATGAACTGCTTGAAGCCATGGATGAGCACCGCGCCGGTGAGGCGAACCTGAATCGGTTAAATGATCGCCTTGAACGGGCATTGGCCAAAACACGCCAACCCTCACGTCAACCCTAG
- a CDS encoding UPF0149 family protein, which yields MSLIDERQDFSDVADVFLLHGSMQSPAFLDGRLCALLALRDVSAEDWLDEVCQSLGVEQPRDQPSAERLLGWRRQTVEALSASDLDYTPLLPDELFSLAEQAQGLKEWTLGFIEVVDEVADTELRERWSQALREALSDLEGLGRIDTDIDDSPENENDLFALTEHARMAAMLLYTEQHPGMPQVEQTDAPVH from the coding sequence ATGTCATTGATTGATGAGCGTCAGGACTTTTCTGACGTCGCCGATGTTTTTCTACTGCATGGCAGCATGCAATCTCCGGCTTTCTTGGATGGCCGTTTGTGTGCGCTGCTGGCGCTGCGCGATGTGAGTGCCGAGGACTGGTTGGACGAAGTCTGCCAGAGCTTAGGTGTTGAACAGCCACGCGACCAGCCAAGTGCCGAGCGGCTATTAGGCTGGCGGCGGCAAACCGTAGAGGCGCTCAGCGCCAGCGACCTGGACTATACGCCGCTGCTGCCCGATGAGCTGTTCTCACTGGCCGAGCAGGCGCAGGGCCTGAAGGAGTGGACGCTAGGCTTTATCGAGGTGGTCGACGAGGTAGCTGACACTGAATTGCGTGAGCGTTGGTCACAGGCGCTACGCGAGGCACTGAGTGACCTGGAAGGGTTAGGCCGCATCGATACCGATATTGATGACAGCCCCGAGAACGAAAATGATCTGTTTGCGCTGACTGAGCATGCCCGTATGGCCGCCATGCTGCTGTATACCGAGCAGCACCCAGGTATGCCGCAAGTAGAGCAAACCGACGCCCCCGTTCATTAA
- the pepP gene encoding Xaa-Pro aminopeptidase has translation MLPEMLPRPPAISVAEYRQRRDALMAQLPDNAAVVLPGAGLMTRSRDSEFAFRQNSDFYYLTGIREPDALLVLLPGRAEGESVVFCQDRDPTMEAWTGRRLGAAGVVAEHEIDQAFENADRDEQLVELLTGRELLYLPLDSGEAVAVAEEALHSAQAGLRRGRPALKGWLDISPLIHAMRLIKSDAEIDLLRHAAVISARAHRRAMQVCRPGLSEFQLQAELEHEFVWQGASGPAYSTIVGSGANACVLHYIENSAPLCEDGLVLIDAGAEFELYAGDITRTFPVTGRFSAAQRSLYQVVLDAQERAISAVQPGATLADIHQGVVHDLTAGLIELGLLEGDVQARIDDESYRRFYLHSTSHWLGLDVHDVGTYRLDEQTPRPLAPGMVLTVEPGLYIPSDDDIPDAYHGIGIRIEDNVVVTKDGHAVLTADVPKQVADIEALMAKK, from the coding sequence ATGTTGCCCGAGATGTTACCTCGCCCCCCCGCCATTAGCGTAGCGGAGTATCGCCAGCGCCGTGATGCCTTGATGGCGCAGCTACCGGATAACGCCGCGGTAGTGCTTCCCGGCGCTGGGCTGATGACCCGCTCACGGGACAGTGAATTCGCCTTCCGTCAGAACAGTGATTTTTACTACCTGACCGGCATTCGCGAACCGGACGCGCTGCTGGTGCTGCTGCCGGGGCGAGCAGAAGGCGAAAGCGTGGTGTTCTGCCAGGACCGAGACCCCACCATGGAAGCGTGGACAGGGCGTCGGCTTGGAGCTGCTGGTGTGGTGGCCGAGCATGAGATTGACCAGGCATTCGAAAATGCGGATCGCGACGAGCAGTTGGTTGAGCTGCTGACGGGGCGCGAATTGCTCTATCTGCCGTTGGATAGTGGCGAGGCAGTCGCCGTGGCTGAAGAGGCCCTGCACAGTGCTCAGGCAGGGCTTAGGCGCGGGCGGCCGGCATTGAAGGGCTGGTTGGACATTAGTCCGTTGATCCACGCCATGCGGCTGATCAAGAGTGATGCCGAGATTGACTTGCTCAGGCATGCGGCGGTGATATCCGCACGGGCTCATCGGCGTGCCATGCAGGTATGTCGCCCTGGGCTCAGTGAGTTTCAGCTCCAGGCCGAATTAGAGCATGAGTTTGTCTGGCAGGGCGCCAGTGGCCCGGCTTACAGCACGATTGTCGGCAGCGGTGCCAACGCCTGTGTCCTGCACTATATTGAAAACAGCGCACCGCTGTGTGAAGACGGTCTGGTATTGATCGATGCGGGCGCCGAATTTGAACTGTACGCTGGCGATATCACCCGTACGTTTCCGGTCACAGGGCGGTTCAGCGCTGCGCAGCGGTCGCTGTATCAGGTTGTACTCGACGCCCAGGAGCGCGCCATTAGCGCTGTCCAGCCTGGTGCCACACTGGCGGATATTCATCAGGGCGTGGTGCATGACTTAACCGCTGGCCTGATTGAGCTTGGCTTGCTGGAAGGTGACGTTCAGGCGCGCATTGACGACGAGAGTTATCGACGCTTCTATCTGCACTCGACGTCACACTGGTTGGGGCTGGACGTACACGATGTCGGTACCTATCGGCTGGACGAGCAAACGCCGCGCCCTCTTGCCCCTGGCATGGTGCTCACCGTAGAGCCCGGCCTCTATATTCCCAGCGATGACGATATTCCTGATGCCTATCACGGTATTGGTATTCGTATTGAAGACAATGTGGTCGTGACGAAGGATGGGCATGCTGTGCTGACGGCGGACGTGCCCAAGCAGGTGGCTGATATTGAGGCCTTGATGGCTAAAAAATAA
- the ubiH gene encoding 2-octaprenyl-6-methoxyphenyl hydroxylase, producing MQRAKQTTDHETAQALTHDIVIVGGGLVGASLGCALAPLIERYGWRVAVIEAAPLTAQSLESAWQPSFDARASAIAEGSAQRFEQLGVWEAMRHEATPIKRIHISERGRLGATRLSADELGVAALGHVIPNAWMGRVLHRRLAELPLEWHCPAKVEQLTPVAGGHHLKLSDGSQLTAGLTVLADGGRSGLKEQLGIGSRREPYQQTALIAHVGVSQPHEGVAYERFTAQGPMALLPLPGQAMELIWTHPSGSEKARMALPEREFLLQLQQAFGDRVGRFTQLGARHAYPLSLVTAEEPVRPGLAVLGNAAHALHPVAGQGFNLALRGVMDLVDALEQGELAKRPLGDMVTLQTFEKQRSRDRANVIRFSDGLVRLFGLSFPLLPHARAAGLIGLNLVGPLRRGLARRAMGLER from the coding sequence ATGCAACGGGCTAAACAGACGACTGATCATGAAACTGCTCAAGCGCTGACCCATGACATTGTGATTGTGGGCGGTGGATTGGTGGGGGCGAGCCTGGGCTGTGCTCTTGCGCCGCTGATTGAGCGCTACGGCTGGCGGGTGGCCGTGATTGAAGCGGCACCGTTAACGGCGCAGTCACTGGAAAGCGCCTGGCAACCCAGCTTTGATGCCCGGGCCAGCGCGATCGCCGAAGGCTCTGCCCAGCGCTTCGAGCAGTTGGGTGTGTGGGAAGCGATGCGTCATGAGGCGACACCGATCAAGCGTATTCATATCAGTGAGCGTGGCCGCCTGGGGGCGACACGGCTGAGTGCTGACGAGCTGGGCGTCGCGGCGCTGGGCCACGTGATTCCCAACGCCTGGATGGGGCGTGTACTGCATCGGCGTCTAGCCGAGCTGCCGCTGGAGTGGCACTGCCCTGCGAAGGTGGAGCAGCTGACCCCCGTAGCGGGCGGGCATCATCTCAAGCTCTCGGATGGTAGCCAGCTTACTGCTGGCTTGACGGTATTGGCGGATGGGGGGCGGTCTGGGCTTAAAGAGCAATTGGGTATTGGCAGTCGCCGAGAACCTTACCAGCAGACAGCTTTGATCGCGCATGTGGGCGTTAGCCAGCCTCATGAGGGGGTCGCTTACGAACGCTTTACCGCCCAAGGGCCAATGGCCCTGCTGCCACTGCCGGGTCAAGCCATGGAGTTGATATGGACGCATCCTAGCGGTAGCGAGAAAGCGCGTATGGCACTGCCGGAGCGTGAATTTCTGCTTCAGTTGCAGCAGGCGTTTGGTGATCGAGTGGGCCGGTTTACGCAGCTGGGTGCCCGACATGCTTATCCGCTCTCACTGGTAACCGCCGAGGAACCGGTACGGCCGGGGCTGGCGGTATTGGGCAATGCCGCCCACGCCCTTCATCCGGTTGCTGGGCAAGGGTTTAACCTGGCGCTGCGCGGGGTGATGGATCTGGTCGATGCCTTGGAGCAGGGGGAACTGGCGAAGCGACCGCTGGGGGATATGGTCACACTGCAGACCTTCGAGAAGCAGCGTTCACGGGATCGCGCCAACGTGATTCGCTTTAGCGACGGCCTGGTCAGGCTGTTCGGGCTCTCCTTTCCGCTGTTGCCCCATGCCCGTGCGGCGGGCTTGATTGGCCTGAACCTGGTGGGGCCGTTAAGGCGAGGACTGGCCAGACGTGCCATGGGCCTGGAACGCTAG